Proteins from a genomic interval of Nocardioides jishulii:
- a CDS encoding MBL fold metallo-hydrolase has protein sequence MSGGDTITFIGTATTVLRLGSFTLLTDPNFLHRGQRAYLGKGLWSRRLTEPALQPAALPPLDAVVLSHLHGDHFDRIARRELDRTPPVLTTPPAARKLRKWGFDARGLGTWQRHTLTKGDETLTVESLPGIHARGVMGALLPPVMGSLLEHSVGGAVRQRVYLSGDTLTGSHLDEIARIHPQIDTAVVHLGGTRVLLHTVTMDAAQGVDFLRRVSSERTVPVHHDDYGVFRSPLSDFLALARREGLAEGIQPVERGQTVSIDPV, from the coding sequence GTGAGCGGCGGCGACACCATCACCTTCATCGGCACGGCGACCACGGTCCTGCGGCTCGGCTCCTTCACGCTGCTCACCGACCCCAACTTCCTGCACCGGGGCCAGCGCGCCTACCTCGGCAAGGGGCTGTGGTCGCGGCGGCTGACCGAACCCGCCCTCCAACCCGCCGCCCTGCCACCGCTCGACGCCGTCGTGCTCTCGCACCTGCACGGGGACCACTTCGACCGGATCGCCCGTCGCGAGCTCGACCGCACCCCACCCGTGCTCACCACTCCTCCGGCCGCGCGCAAGCTGCGGAAGTGGGGGTTCGACGCCCGGGGCCTCGGCACCTGGCAGCGCCACACGTTGACCAAGGGCGACGAGACGCTCACCGTCGAGTCCCTGCCCGGCATCCATGCCCGCGGCGTGATGGGCGCCCTGCTGCCGCCCGTGATGGGCTCGCTCCTCGAGCACAGCGTGGGCGGCGCGGTACGTCAGCGCGTCTACCTCAGCGGTGACACCCTGACCGGCAGCCATCTCGACGAGATCGCACGGATCCACCCCCAGATCGACACCGCGGTGGTCCACCTCGGCGGCACGCGGGTGCTGCTGCACACGGTCACCATGGACGCCGCCCAGGGAGTCGACTTCCTGCGCCGCGTGAGCTCTGAGCGGACCGTGCCGGTGCACCACGACGACTACGGCGTCTTCCGCTCGCCGCTGTCGGACTTCCTCGCCCTGGCACGCCGCGAAGGTCTCGCGGAGGGGATCCAGCCCGTCGAGCGCGGGCAGACGGTCTCCATCGACCCGGTGTGA
- a CDS encoding hemerythrin domain-containing protein: MTTPAETTPGGRFSIVALQKRDHERLEELLDELASAPDATARSRTLGQIARLVFPHAFAEESLLWPVVRRTVPFGEALTSGVEQEHQEVNELWRRLETLHHPDDLDEDHQALLARLAEVLREDVRDEEDRILPRLEETLSPAQLRMIGVGWEVLRRTAPSRPHPVVSRRPPGNVLAAVPLTVLDRSRDVLDEVSLRSSRLAGVCRGASARLGEVAARVERIGVLREGETVETRRTPGTGRIRFVGGAPDKTPPGPV, encoded by the coding sequence ATGACGACGCCGGCAGAGACCACGCCCGGAGGCCGCTTCAGCATCGTGGCCCTCCAGAAGCGCGACCACGAACGACTCGAGGAGCTGCTCGACGAGCTCGCGTCCGCCCCCGACGCCACGGCGCGCTCTCGTACGCTCGGCCAGATCGCCCGCCTCGTCTTCCCGCACGCCTTCGCCGAGGAGTCGTTGCTGTGGCCCGTGGTGCGCCGCACCGTCCCCTTCGGGGAGGCGCTGACCTCAGGGGTGGAGCAGGAGCACCAGGAGGTCAACGAGCTCTGGCGCCGCCTTGAGACCCTGCACCACCCTGACGACCTCGACGAGGACCACCAGGCGCTGCTCGCCCGGCTCGCCGAGGTGCTGCGCGAGGACGTACGTGACGAGGAGGACCGGATCCTTCCGCGGCTGGAGGAGACGCTGAGCCCCGCCCAGCTGCGCATGATCGGCGTGGGGTGGGAGGTGCTGCGGCGCACCGCCCCCAGCCGTCCGCACCCGGTCGTCTCGCGCCGCCCACCCGGCAACGTGCTGGCGGCGGTGCCGCTGACGGTGCTCGACCGCAGTCGTGACGTGCTCGACGAGGTCAGCCTGCGCAGCTCCCGCCTCGCGGGCGTGTGCCGGGGCGCCAGCGCCCGGCTGGGCGAGGTGGCCGCCCGCGTCGAGCGGATCGGCGTCCTGCGCGAGGGTGAGACCGTCGAGACACGGCGTACGCCTGGCACGGGCCGGATCCGCTTCGTCGGGGGCGCTCCGGACAAGACCCCGCCGGGGCCGGTGTGA
- a CDS encoding zinc-dependent alcohol dehydrogenase encodes MVYRGPYKIAVEEKDRPAVEHPNDAIVRVERAAICGSDLHLYHGMMPDTRVGTTFGHEFIGVVDEVGPSVEHLQPGDRVMVPFNVFCGTCYFCAKGLYSNCHNVNPNATAVGGIYGYSHTAGGYDGGQAEYVRVPFADVGPTLIPEWMSDDDALMCTDALPTGYFGAQLGDIGLGDVVVVFGAGPVGLFAARSAWLMGAGRVIVVDQVEERLAMAEQFAFAETVHFKQVKDVVVHLKKITDHLGADVVIDAVGAEADGNRWQHFTSTKLKLQGGSPIALNWAIDAVRKGGTVSVVGAYGPVFSAVKFGDAVNKGLTLRMNQCPVKRQWPRLFEHIRNGHLTPSDIITHRIPLEHVAEGYHLFSSKLDGCIKPVLVPNA; translated from the coding sequence ATGGTCTACCGCGGTCCCTACAAGATCGCCGTGGAGGAGAAGGACCGCCCCGCCGTCGAGCACCCCAACGACGCGATCGTGCGGGTCGAGCGGGCTGCCATCTGCGGCTCCGACCTGCACCTCTACCACGGGATGATGCCGGACACCCGGGTCGGGACGACCTTCGGCCACGAGTTCATCGGGGTCGTCGACGAGGTCGGCCCGTCGGTGGAGCACCTGCAGCCCGGCGACCGGGTGATGGTGCCCTTCAACGTCTTCTGCGGCACCTGCTACTTCTGCGCCAAGGGCCTCTACTCCAACTGCCACAACGTCAACCCCAACGCGACGGCGGTCGGCGGCATCTACGGCTACTCCCACACCGCCGGTGGCTATGACGGCGGCCAGGCCGAGTACGTCCGCGTCCCCTTCGCCGACGTGGGGCCCACCCTCATCCCCGAGTGGATGAGCGACGACGACGCCCTGATGTGCACCGACGCACTGCCGACGGGCTACTTCGGTGCCCAGCTCGGCGACATCGGCCTCGGCGACGTCGTGGTGGTCTTCGGCGCCGGGCCGGTGGGTCTCTTCGCGGCCCGTTCCGCGTGGCTGATGGGGGCCGGTCGCGTCATCGTCGTCGACCAGGTGGAGGAGCGCCTCGCGATGGCCGAGCAGTTCGCCTTCGCCGAGACCGTCCACTTCAAGCAGGTCAAGGACGTCGTCGTCCACCTGAAGAAGATCACCGACCACCTCGGTGCCGACGTGGTCATCGACGCGGTGGGTGCGGAGGCCGACGGCAACCGCTGGCAGCACTTCACCTCCACCAAGCTCAAGCTCCAGGGTGGGTCGCCGATCGCGCTCAACTGGGCGATCGACGCGGTCCGCAAGGGAGGCACCGTCTCGGTGGTGGGGGCGTACGGCCCGGTGTTCAGCGCCGTGAAGTTCGGCGACGCGGTCAACAAGGGGCTCACGCTGCGGATGAACCAGTGTCCGGTGAAGCGGCAGTGGCCGCGGCTCTTCGAGCACATCCGCAACGGCCACCTCACGCCGAGCGACATCATCACGCACCGCATCCCCCTCGAGCACGTCGCCGAGGGCTACCACCTCTTCTCGTCCAAGCTCGACGGGTGCATCAAACCCGTCCTCGTCCCCAACGCCTGA